The nucleotide window ATCAACCTCACTAGACATTTCTAAagtgtaaattaaaatcacaatgagaaacATTTCACACCtatcaaaacagaaattaaaacttCTATTGATACTAATTCTTAGCAAGACAATTGAAAAAGGGAACTCTCAGACTCTCCTGGAAAGAACAATTCAGCAATATCTAGTGAAGTGCAAGATGTACATACCCAATGACCCAAGAATTCCACACACAGGTATAAACCTTTAATTCATTCCCTTCTCACACAGCTTACTAACATCTGTCACTAAATGCAATGAAATCAAATTTGTGAAGGCCTAAAAACATCCAATTGTATTTTTACAGTGAAGCATAGCCTGTCACTAAAATGTTTTCTACTTCTtagtaaaagcaataaaaaaggcaaagtttctctttttcttatggCTTTTTGATGTCTTATTCAATTCCCCTGCATAGTATTTGTGGAAATCAAGTATTTCAGTGTATATGGTGGGAAATTTTGCTATACCCCCTTGGGATAATTCATGGATTCCTGAATTATTCCTCATGGATTCCTCAGGCCACTGAGCCATTAGGTCAACTATAAcatgtgttttaaataatatttaatctaCTTTGCTGAACTCcttattaaatgtttacattttgcaACTATTGAAGAACTCATAGGATCACATATTGGGTCTTTCTGCCCAACAAGACACTCTGTTCTCtcctagttttaaaaatcaaaagctaataaatgtgttaatgaaaatagaaaaagcatcACATTCCATTTAAAAGAAAGCCTGACTCCAATTTCaagttttcttgaattattcAATCTTTCTATTACTAAGAAGCACAAATGCATGCTTTATCAATTATACTCCTACCCATTCTAAGATTGTAAATTCTATGACAGCAAGTACAGTATCACTTTTGTATTCCCAAAGAGTAACACAAtgtgactgactgaatgaatgaatatgaatgaataaatgaaactacGAATTTATTCATCAGTATCAAATGGGTTCCATATTGATTTGTTGTGCTTCATGATTTTGtaagataaaataatatgaaaacctGGAAATAAATATGCTTAATGAAGCAGTTCTAACTCAGTGTTGGAGTGTCACACCAGAATTTGAAGTTCAAGTAGAAGAATCTcaaagctttttcctttctccccgcCTCACCCTCTACCTCTCAAGGAGGAAGAAagtaataaatggaataaaaagccAAATCCTGATTTTAAGGTTAAAATCTCTTGTGTCTTTTTACAAGGTCTTGTCTTATGGCAAGGTCTTCTCTCAGTGCTCCATTTAGCTAGTGCACTTATATTTGGGAATGACCTCTGTCTGAAAAATGAGCAAGACAGGAGAAATGCTTGGAGTAGATGGCTTTAGTTATTAACTCTTGAAGTGATTCTCTTGGGCTTGTTTGTCCCCATCAAAATGGTGAAGTTGTAAGAAAAGATATTAGGGTATGAATATAGGAGAAAATGGACCAAAAGGCCTACATGCAGGAGGAGTAAAAAATGAGCCTTTGCAAAATATAGGactacaaatggccaataaaacaAAAACGCTCTCAAATTAgatccttatctcacaccatgttaaaaaatcaactcaaaatggattaaaaacttaaaatgtaagacctcaaactatgaaactactacaAGAAAACAGGCGGAAAGCTCTATGACACTGGTCTGGGCAATGATCTTTTGGATACGACACTACTGGGAAACAACAGACAAATatgattacatcaaactaaaaagcttctgtacagcaaaggatataatcaacagagtaaagagacaacctagagaatggcataaaatattaattttgcaaactatacatctcacaaggggttaatatccaaaatacataaggaactcaattcaatagcaagaaaacctgaataaaaaatgggcaaaggacctcaacagatatttctcaaaagatgacatacaaattgGCCAACAGgcatacaaaaaaatgctcaacatcactaatcatcagggcaatgcaaattaaaactacctcATACCGGTTAGAATAGGTAttagcaaaaagacaaaatataacaagtgttggtCTAGATATGCAGAAAAGACAACACTTgcacactgttagtgggaatgtaaattagttcagccattatggaaaacagtatggaagttcctcaaaaaattaaaaatataattaccatatgatgtagcaatcccactattgggtatatatttaaaggagatgaaatcagtttgtcaaagagatatctgcactctcatgtttactgcagcactattcacactagccaagatatggaatcaacctaagtgttcatcaacgcataaatgaataaagaaaatgttgtatatatatacaatggaataccattcggccattaaaaaaagagaagaaaatcctattattttgacaacatgggtgaatccggaagacattatattaaatgaaataagctaggaatagaaagacaaataccaaatgatctcattcatatgttgaatctaAAAAAGCTGATTTCACAGaggtagagagtaaaatggtggttactagaggctgcggcaaatttggggtgggggagaggaattAGGGCTGGGGAGGttgtcaaaagatacaaaatttcagtgagGAGGAATGAGCtaaagagatctattgtacaacaggTGACAATAGTTAATAAGAATATATTGTATTCCTAGAAAATGCTAAGACAAtggatgttaagtgttctcaccacaaatgataactatgtgaagtAATACAtctgttaattagctagattagtcattccacaatgtttatactttatttatttattttttttttgagacagagtctcgctctgttgcccgggctagagtgagtgccctggcatcagcctagctcacagaaacctcaaactcctgggcttaagcgatcctactgcctcagcctccccagtagctaggactacaggcatgcgccaccatgcccggttaattttttctatatagatttttagttggccagataatttctttctatttttagtagagacggggtctcactcttgctcaggctgtctcgaactcctgacctcgagcgatccacccgcctcagcctcccagagtgctaggattacaggcgtgagccactgcacccggccagaatgtatatatactttaaaacatcatgtgCTCTTCCCCTCAAGCGGCCTGAGGTGATCTGTGAAAATGGTTCGCTATTCACTTGACCCAGAAAACCCCACAAAATCATGCAAGTCAAGAGGTTCAAATCTTCGTGTTCACTTCAAGAACACTCGTGAAACTGCCCAGGCCATCAAGGGTATGCATATACGAAAAGCCACCAAGTATCTGAAAGATGTCACTCTAAAGAAACAATGTGTACCATTCCGACGGTACAATGGTGGAGTTGGTAGGTGTGCCCAGGCCAAACAGTGGGGCTGGACACAGGGTCGGTGGCCcaaaaagagtgctgaatttttgcTGCACATGCTTAAAAATGCAGAGAGTAATGCTGAACTTAAGGGTTTGGATGTAGATTCTCTGGTCATTGAGCATATCCAGGTGAACAAAGCACCCAAGATGCGTCGCCGAACTTATAGAGCTCATGGTCGGATTAATCCATACATGAGCTCCCCCTGCCACATCGAGATGATCCTCactgaaaaggaacaaattgttCCAAAACCAGAAGAAGAGGttgcacagaagaaaaagatatcccagaagaaactgaagaaacaaaaacttatggCACGGGAATAGatgcaacataaaataaatgcaaataccagtaaaaaaataaaaataaaaaaataaaaaataaaaaaacatcatgttatatacaataaatacataaaattaaattgttcaattgaaaacattttttaatgctttcaatCTTACTAAAAATCAGGGAAAAGAAAGTTTATTAGAACTGTCTTATTGTGGTTGCCTCAGCCTATAGTAGGATTccattaatatattatttcttgaTATTTCTATGTATACGTGGAAATAtcaagaaataatatattaatggAATCCTACTATAGGCTGAGGCAACCACAATaagaactcaaaataaaattagttaaaaGTGGCTGCCTTTGGGATAGTGGGGATAGAGAAATGTGGGACAGGATTTCTCATAATAAGCCCGTctgttctatttgatttttaaccatgtgcatatattacctttgagttttaaaaaagtgGCCCTGAAATATAATGGATCAAAGTACTAGGGTTTCCCTAAAACCtgttaccaaaaataattttctcaaagggCAAAATGCATTTAACATAGTCTTCAAAACCTAGAAAATCCCCACCTAGAACATTCTTACGAAGAAATACAAGATAGGTAAGCAAAGAAATACTAATTTATTGGGAAGAAAAGTGGGTATGACAGGAAATATTCCCAATAATACAAACATGTATTAAAAGAATGACTAATGAAATTCAATCTGAGTCATTTAATTCAAtgagcagaaaacagaaaaatgattaCCTTGGGTTTATAACTCATTTCTAAGGATTCTGAGGCAAACTCAAATCACCacctcaacaacaaaaaacccataaCAAAGATCACTTTACTAAACATTTTGAAGCTAATTATATCTGATCATCTTATTTCAACATGATAACATGATTCTGAAAACATACATTTGTGCACATGCTTACATGTTCAAAACTACTAATAAACATTCTGTGTGCCACAACAAGAAgcttaaaaagcaatgaattaatGTATTCACAACTAAGGAATTATGACATTACACATATGTTAAACAACCATGTTATAGAAAACTATTTAGTAACATAATAATGAtactaatttaagaaaaaaggtagaatataaaacttattattattactatctaAAGATATTCATAATGCCCACTTCAGCCATGGCACTCAACAATAAACATAATTGGCCATTGCACTCTTTCATTTTCTAGCATATCAGCACTGATATGTGAATTACTAGACATTATGACCTTTCATTCTTTTCCCAGCTAAATAAAATGCTTCACTATAAAATTTTGATTACTTCTAAATCTGTTGTATTAAGTCTGAAACCGATTAATGATGTACTGTACCCTGCTAAGTAGAATTAAATTAGTGTATAATTGATTAGTGTATAATTGAAGCAGTTGTAGATTTACCAACTTTAATTAGGATGGCTTATTACAGATAATTTATACCATAATAtaacagaaaatagaagcaagaaGTTCATCGAAACCTTAAATTAAGATCAGAGACACAATATTAAAGATTAGAAAAAGGGCTATATGTTAATACCAAGTACATTGAAAGTAAATCATTTTAGTACAAATCcttttagagggaaaaaattgATTATTACCCTTTTAGCCTAGATTTATCAAGCGATTAAACTATTTATGGCAATCTACCATAACAGGTGGTGCTAACTTGTGTAAGTGAATGAAGGAAAACATACCAATAATATTTCATCTACTTGCAATACTAAATTACactaaaaagaacacagaaaatactTGCATATTTCTCATAACTCCTTTACACAGGTACTCAAACAAGAGAAAAACCTCATAACtctaatcctaaaaataaataaaaactaatttatcAATAAAGAAGCAAGTGAGGAGAAAGAGCATCTCAACAACAAAACGCTGTAGTATCTGCAGTTCTCTCAATACCCTTGTGGGTGGTAACTACAGCCCAGAAAGTTCCACACATAAATTGCTAACTCCCCAGAGTTTAAAGCCATGGTAATTAGGTTCATTATCTTACATGCTAATGACACAAAGATAATAAGTTTGCAATGAATAATTTATATACTACCAGCTCTCACAATGATGCTCATTGCTAATAGTTTATTTACAGTACAAGTTACACTGAATTTTTTCTATAGTTTAAATTTATTGTCTAGATAAACAGTAATCATTTAGtgtaaaaaaatctaatttactGTCAGTAAATGATAATAATCTCAAACATATATTAgtttgtatatttgtataatttttactCGTTATTCATAATTAGCTATGATAATCAAACCACAAGAATGTCTTGTTGAAAGATTAAGATATCTATATAGatgattattataaattaaatttcaaaatgatatgCTGAATTGATATCAATAAATTACAAATTGCTTTCGTaactcatatttttcaaataaatattaatatcccCACACTCATTTTAAAATGGACATATAGATTATTGTGGAACTGTGAATATCAAAGTACAAATGAAGCACTTAGAATCTTTATTATGCAAATACTTACTgtaaaatacagttgacccttgaaccaTGCAGGTgcacttacagatttttttttcaaccaaacacgGGTGGATAATACAGTATTTGTAGAATGAGAAACCTGCATATGAAGGAGGGCTGAATTTTTGTATATGCAGGTTTTGCAAGGCCAATGGCAGGAACTGAGTATATGCTGATTTGGGTATATTCAGGGATCCTGGAACAAATCACCCACATAGACCAAGGGACAACTACAATATCCTATGTAAGATAAAATTCAGTGACCCATAAAATTGCagtaattttttcccatttttgtaatgattttaatataacactttcatttatgttaataaattataGATAAGGTAATTTTAATCTCTTTCCAAATACTTTCTTAGTTGTAATAACTCATTTAGTagtttacataaattatttgaactTTTACATTAGTATGTACCTGAATTACTGTGGTTTGAATTTCTCTAAATCAAATAGgtaaaatttttctattaatttctgtACTTCTAAGATGATTcctcctaaaataattttatttccaagcTAAAACTGTTTTAATATATAGGTTGCATCAATAAACACAGGTTAGGTAAGGTTCAGGTAACACTTACCAGGTGAGAACtgcaaaatctcagtggcttaaaacaataaggCCTTTTTCTTGCTTACACTAGTTGCTCATCATCTGAGGACTCtattccatgtcttttcatttcaGTACCCAAAATGACAGAGCTATCATTATCTCAAATTCTGCCAGCCATCTTACCAGATGGAAACAGTACTCTGGACAGTCTTACACTGGTAATCAAATACTCTTGCTcagaaaaccatattttaaatCTGCTGATAACTCAGCACATTATCTAAGAAAGTTAAACCTTCAGAAAGTTTAAatc belongs to Lemur catta isolate mLemCat1 chromosome 14, mLemCat1.pri, whole genome shotgun sequence and includes:
- the LOC123650280 gene encoding 60S ribosomal protein L17, translated to MVRYSLDPENPTKSCKSRGSNLRVHFKNTRETAQAIKGMHIRKATKYLKDVTLKKQCVPFRRYNGGVGRCAQAKQWGWTQGRWPKKSAEFLLHMLKNAESNAELKGLDVDSLVIEHIQVNKAPKMRRRTYRAHGRINPYMSSPCHIEMILTEKEQIVPKPEEEVAQKKKISQKKLKKQKLMARE